The Granulicella sp. 5B5 nucleotide sequence AGGTGAAGGACGTGATCGAGCCGAGGCTGGTGGGGCTGGGGTTTACGACGCACTGGAACTCGATGGAGCCGCTGGATGGGCGTGCGGGTGACCTGGTGGCGGAGCATCCCTGCGCGATGGGTGCGGGCAAGTGCGGGAAACGGATTCTGCTGATTGGGCACATGGACACGGTGTTTGAGCCGACGTCGACGTTCCAGAAGTATGAGATTGTGCCGGGGACGAACGGGCGTGTGGCGACGGGGCCGGGTGCCGCGGACATGAAGGGCGGGCTGGTGATTATGCTGAGCGCACTGCGGGCGATGAAGGTCGTGGGCGTGCTGGACAAGAGCGAGATCACGATTGTGTTGAGCGGTGATGAGGAGAACCACGGCAGGCCGACGAGCGTGAGCCGGAAGGACATGATCGACGCGGCGAAGCACAGCGACCTGGCGCTGGAGTTTGAGAATGCGTCTCGCGATGCGGGCTCCGGAGGAACGGGTGTGGATGGGCAGGATGCGGTGCGGATTGGGCGGCGGAGCTCGACGAGCTGGCGGCTGGAGACGACAGGGCGGACAGGGCACTCGTCGCAGGTGTTTGGAGAGGAGATGGGGTATGGCGCGGTGTATGAGTTGGTGCGGATTCTCGACCAGTTCAGGACGGAACTGCCGGAGCCGGGGCTGACGTATAACGTGGGGCTGGTGCTGGGTGGCGCGACTGTGCAACAGAACGCCAATAAGACCGGCGGCGACGCTACGGGGAAGACGAATGTGATTCCTCCGGCGGCGCTGGCGCTGGGCGATCTACGGACGCTGAACGATGAACAGACCGACCGCGTGAGGCACAAAATGGAGGCGATCGTACGCGACCATCTGGCGAAGACAGGCGCGACGATTGAGTTTGAAGACGGGTATCCGGCGATGGCGGTGACGCCGGGGTCGCAGGCGCTGCTGGCGGAGTTGCAGAGGATCAACGCGACGCTGGGGTATCCGCCGGAGGTGGTGACGGACCCGATTTTTGGCGGCGCGGGGGACATCTCGTTTGTTGCGCCTTATGTGCCGGGGCTGGTGGGCGTGGGCGCGATGGGTGCGGGGGCTCATGCAGAGGGCGAGACGGTGTATCTGGACTCGCTGCCGAGGCAGGCGAAGCGGATGGCGATTTTGATGTATCGGGAAGGCAGGGAGTAGGGAGTGGGGAGTAGGGAATAGAAGGGCGAGAGGCTGCTGCTGTATCCTCGGCTGAGGACGACCGAGGACTCTATGGTGGAGATGAAGCGGCGTAGCGGTGCGGTGGCAGGGGCGACGGTGGCCCTGGTGCTGTTGACGGCGATGAACTTCGTGAACTACCTGGACCGCTATATTTTGCCGGCGGTGCAGGAGCAGGTGAAGGGCGATTTTCACCTGAGCGATGCGCAGATTGGCGCGCTGACGTTCTGGTTCTTCGTGGCGTATGTGGGGGCTTCGCCGATTACGGGATGGCTGGGCGACCGTTTCTCGCGCAAGCCGATGATTGTGATTGCCGCACTGGCGATTGCTGCGATGAATTTCTTTACCGCGAGCGTGCATGACTACTGGTCTCTGAATCTGCGGCATGCGTTGCTGGGTATTGGCGAGGCGAGCTTTGGGATCTTTGCGCCGGCGCTGCTGGCGGATTTTTATTCAGAGCGCGACCGCAACCGCGTGCTGACGATCTTCAACATGGCGCTGCCGTTTGGCGCAGCGATGGGGTTTGAAGCAGGCGCTTGGGTGGGTGGTCACTATGGCTGGCGGATGAGCTTTATCTCATCGGCGGTGCCGGGAGCTGTGATCGGGCTGCTGATCTGGTTTTTGATGAAGGAGCCGGTGCGGACCGGCGGGTCGACGACGGTGAAGGTGGAGCGCGCGGGGGCGCTGTCGTTGCTGAAGAACCCGGCGTATCTGTGCGCGATTTTGGGATACGCGGCGGTGACGTTTTCGCTGGGCGGGATCTCGTGGTGGATGCCGTCGTTTCTGCATCGCGTGGCTGGGTACTCGATTGAGGCTGCGGGTGGCGTGATGGGGCCGATTATTGTGGTGGCTGGGCTGGGCGGTACGGCGTTGGGCGGATGGATCGCGCAGGTGTGGTCGAAGAAGACGGCAAAGGCGCTGTATCTGGTGCCTGCGCTGAGTGCGCTGCTGACGGTGCCGCCGGCGATGCTGTGTTTCTTTGGGCCGACGAAGTTCATTGTGCCGTCGCTGAGTGTGGCGGTGTTTCTGGTGTTTTTGGGCACGGGTCCGGTGAATGCGGCGACGCTGAATGCGGTGCCTGCGAACCTGCGCGCGATGGCGATGGCGGGGCAGCTGTTTGCGCTGCATGTGTTTGGCGATATGTCATCGCCCACACTGATTGGGATCGTGAGCGACCACTCGAACCTGCGGTTAGGGTTGGGACTGACGCTGGTGACGTTTGTGATTGGCGCTGGGATCTTCTTCCTGGGCACGCGGTACGCGCCGGAGCTGCATGACGATGTGCCCGAGGTCGTCGCAGCGTGATTGCGAACGCACGTGAATGGTGGCGCACAGGGGCAGAGACCGTGGCATGGCTGGTGGCTGCGGCGTGGGTGTTTCGGGCGAGCGATGTGGTGCGGAACCTGCCTGCGATGCCTCGGCTGACCGGGGTGGAGTGGGACCGGCTGCCGGAGCGCGTGGCGAGCCTTATGGTGGTGGTGCCGGCGCGGAATGAAGAGGCGAACATCGCGGCGACTCTGGATGCGCTGATGGTGGCAGATTATCCGGCGCTAAAGGTGCTGGTGATCGACGACCGGTCGACGGACAAGACGGGCATGATTGTGGATGCGTATGTGGCGGAGTATGCAACGCGCGCGCCGGGGCGGCTGGATGTGATCCACGTAACGGACCTGCCGGAGGGGTGGCTGGGCAAGACGTTTGCGTTGCAGGTGGGCACGGAGAATTCGGAGTCGGAGTTTTTGCTGTTTACGGATGCGGATGTGCTGTTCTCCCCGTCGGTGCTGCGGCGGACGATGGTATACATGGAGGCCGAGCGGGCGGACCATGCGGTGGTGCTGCCGACGATGCAGGTGAAGAGCTGGGGCGAGGGTGTGGTTCTGGGGTTCTTTCAGATACTGGGCATGTGGGCTGCGCGGCCGTGGCGGGTGAGCGATCCGAAGGCGTATGACACTGTAGGCGTGGGTGCGTTCAACCTGATTCGGCGGACAGCGCTGGAAGAGACTGGCGGATGGACGCCGCAGCGGATGGCGATCCTGGAAGACATTACGATTGGGCGCCGGATGAAGCTGGCGGGGATGCGGCAGCGGCTGGTATTTGCGCCGGGGCTAGTGCTGGTGCACTGGGCGAGCGGCGGGTTCGGGCTGGTGCGCGTGATGACGAAGAATTTGTTTTCTGCGTTCAACTTTCGGCCGCTGCTGCTGCTGGTCGCGGCGCTTTGGATGACGCTGTTTTTTCTGGCTCCGCTGGCGGAGATGGGATGGTGGCCGACCGTTGGAGCGGGCGTGATGGTGCTGTGCTCGATTGGGGCGCTGTACCGCGTGGTGGGTGAGGTGAGCGAGATCGATGCGCGGTATGGGTGGTTGTTTCCGCTGGGGGCGCTGGCGTTTATGTGGGCGATGGTGCGGTCGATGGCGGTAGTGTGGTGGCGCGGCGGTGTGGAGTGGCGTGGGACGCACTATGCGCTGCGCGACCTGCGCCGGCATAACAGCCAGTTGAAGTGGATTCGCGAGGCGGCGGAGGAGCGGCGGGCGGCGAAGATACGGCTGTAGCGGAGAGAGCCTCGGCACTACAGAGATGCAGGTCTCTCCGCTCCGAGTCGCGGTGGGCTGCGACTCCCCGGTCGAGACGACACTTCATGGGCAAGGAGATGAAAAAGGGAGTGGCGATTGCCACTCCCTTTGTGATTTTGAGGGTCGAGCTTAGACGGCGACGGGTTGGCGGCCGTAGCGCTTTTCGACGTAGTCGTTGAGGATGGTCTGGAACTCTTCGACGATGTGGTCGCCTTTGAGGGTCATAGCGAGTTTGCCGTCGATGTAGACGGGCGCCTTGGGCTCCTCGAAGGTGCCGGGGAGCGAGATGCCGATGTTGGCGTGCTTGGACTCTCCGGGGCCGTTGACGATGCAGCCCATGACGGCTAGCTTGAGCTCTTCGACGCCGGGGTAGACCTTCTTCCACTCGGGCATGGATTCGACGAGGTAGTTTTGGATGCGCTCGGCGAGCTCCTGAAAGTAGGTGCTGGTGGTGCGGCCGCAGCCGGGGCAGCTAGTGACCTGCGGCATGAAGCTGCGGATGGAGAGCGACTGCAGGATCTGCTGGCCGCAGCGGACCTCTTCGGAGCGGTCGCCGCCCGGTGTCGGTGTGAGCGAGACGCGGATGGTGTCGCCGATTCCCGCGAGGAGCAGTGGCGCGAGGCCCGCGGCGGAGGCGACGACGCCCTTCATGCCCATGCCGGCTTCAGTGAGGCCGAGATGCAACGCGTAGTCGCAGCGGCTGGCGAGCTCCTTGTAGACGTCGATGAGGTCGCGGACGCCGGAGACCTTGGCTGAGAGGACGATCTGGTCGCGGCGCATGCCGTAGCGCTCGGCGGCGGCGGCGTTGTCGAGCGCGGAGACGACCATCGCCTCCATCATCACGTCGCGGGCGTCGGCAGGCTCGGCGAGTTTTGAGTTGTCGTCCATCATCTTCGTCAGCAGAGCCTGGTCTAACGAGCCCCAGTTGACGCCGATGCGGACGGGCTTCTGGTGCTTGACCGCGACCTCGATCATGGTGCGGAAGTTGTCGTCGTCCTTGCGGCCGATGGAGCAGTTGCCTGGATTGATACGGTACTTGCTGAGGGCCGCGGCGGTGTCAGGGTACTTGGCCAGCAGGATGTGGCCGTTGTAGTGGAAGTCGCCGATGATGGGCGTGTTCCAACCCTTGGCCTGGATGCCTTCGAGGATGTAGGGGACGGCTTTGGCCGCGTCGTCGTTGTTGACGGTGATGCGCACCATCTCCGAGCCGGCGCGCGCGAGTGCCGCGATCTGCTGGACGGTAGATTCGACGTCTGCGGTGTCGGTGTTGGTCATCGACTGCACGACGACCGGCGCGTCGGAACCGACACGGACGTTGCCAATTTTTACGGTGACGGCTTTACGGCGATGGATCTCAGGCATACGGCTTAAGTTTACCAGTTTGCCACCGTCACTGTGTTGCTGTGAGGTTACGCGAGGTGCATGCGGGCGGCGTCCTGTTCGAGCAGGACGCGGGCTTCGGCCAGGGAGAGCAGGCCTCCATCGACCTCGAACTCGTACTCGCCGCCGTTGTCGGGGACGGGGATGATGTGGCCGACATCGTGGCCACGGTCGCGAAGGGTCTTGCGGATCAACTCGACGTCGATGAAGTGTTTCATGTGCTGGCACCTCTGCTGAGAGGATGCTGCGGGCGTGCGGCGGGTTTTCCCGGCATGACAATTTGGCCGGGAAGATCTGGACGAACCGGTATATGCAGGGCATTGGCTCGCCAGGCGGGATTGGGCAGACGGAACGTCTCCGCGCCAAGGCTTATGGCGGATAACACGCTCGACAAGCCGAGGGTGCCGGTTCAAGATGAAGGGTCTGTGGTGGCCCGGGCAGGAGTCCAACCTGCGACCTTCGCGTTAGGAGTGCGTTTTTTGTCCTGCAAGACCATGCTATCTATTGCAACGCGATGCGGCAAATAACCGCGTATTCATTGGGGCTTCGCACATTCACATAGAGTAAAATTGTTGCAGGGCGATGCAGGGTTTACGGGAACAAAGTATCCCAAAAGTATCCCAATTGCCCAAAGAGCGGTGATGAATCCGCCGTCTCAAAGCGAGGTGATCCCATGCCAAGACCGCCCGCCCCTGTGAAAGGGGTCTATCAACGTGAGGACGACCCGAGCGGGAACTGGTATGCCAGGTTTCGCATCGACGGGAAGCTAGTAAAGAAATCGTTTGGTGCCGACCGTGCTGCGGCAGTGCGATACGTGGAGAAGGCCAGGACGCTGAGGCAAACAGGCGAGGGACACATACCGCGCTCAGCGAAAGGAACTCCGAAGACCGCCCGTGAGATGGAGGCATTCACGGCAAACTCTTCCGTTCTGGTTGCAGAGCTTTGCGACGATCTGCTTCGCTATATTCAAAGTAAACCGACCGTCTACAAGGACCAGAGAAATCCTCCGTATCGTATCGGCCTCATCCGTGCCAAGTTTGGAGATCGTCCGGCAGCTTCGATCCGGCCCTACGAGATCGCCGATTGGCTTGACGGTATGGATAAGGCTCCGGCTACCATCAATCGGTATAAAGTGACGTTCTCTTCGCTGTACCGCTACGGTAAGCAGCGCGACAAGGTGAGCGTGAATCCAGCGCGGGAAGTCAGTCAACATAAGCTCAACAACGCCGTGATTCGGTTTCTCAAGCCTGACGAAGAGAAACGGCTACGAGCCGTCCTCCAGAACGCGGTTGACGCCTGTGGCCCGCAGAATGAACAGCGAAGAAAAAGGCTACTCCATCGTATCTACGAACTTGACATTGCCATAGGCACCGGAATGCGGAAGGGCGAGCAGTACGGCTTGTTGTGGAGCGACATCGACTTTGACCTACGTGTGATTACTTTGAGGGACACGAAGAACGGTTCCAGCCGCACTGTACCGATGATCGACGACGTGTTTCGTGCGTTCAAGGCACTAAAGAAGCTCTCGCTCGAACGGAAAGACCGAGCAACTGACCGTCCCAACAATTCCCCTGAAAACGTAGTGTTCGGCATCGGTGACAACAAGAAATGGTGGGAGGCCGCGCTGAGAGATGCAAAGATCAAAAACTTCCGCTGGCACGACCTGCGGCATACATTTTGCTCGCGACTTGCACAGGCTGGCGTAAGTCTAAAGGTCATTCAGGAAGCAGCCGGACATAAGACGATTGCAATGTCGGCGCGCTACGCGCATATGGACCACACAACCCTGAAAAATGCGATGTCCGTTTTGAATCGCACAACGTAAATAGAGATACACGGACGGAGTCTAAGGAACGGTTTTGCTGTCTATCATGGCGTAGCCACTGTTCGCGTTCAGCAACGACCTGCTGATGCCACAAACATGGAAATTACAGTCAGAAATTTGTTGTATTTTTCTGACATGTCCGCTCCGGCATTTAGCATTCCAGCCGCTATCCGGCACCGCATCTCCGCCCCGGCGCAGCCGCGCGTCTCGACGCTGGAGGAATTTGCCCACCTGGAACCGTGCACGCGATCGACTCACCGTCCTTCGAGCTCTGACAATTGGTGCGTTAGGCAACGGTGATAAGATGCTGGTCCCTGCACAAGTCTCGCACCTGAGCAAGCCGATTCGATCGAGTTGCGATCGATACTGCTTAGCCCACCTAGGTTGGGCGTATTTGGATACCGTGCAAGTTCTTCAAGTTGAGTGTTGAGACACCGATGGTAAGCAGCAGCTCCTTGTACGAGCCTGGCGCCCGAGCAGGCGGACTCAATTGACGCTCGATCAACGCCGTCCAGCTTGCTCAGATCAGGTATGCCTGGGTACCGTGCAAGTTCTTCAAGTTGAGTATTGAGACACCGATGGTAAGCGGCAGCGCCTTGTACGAGCCTAGCGCCCGAGCAGGCGGACTCGATTGAGTCGTGGTCGGAAGCTGACAAGCTGGAAATATCGTATGTTGTGGGCAGGGTTCGCTCATGACCGCTCCGCCGGGATAAATCAAATAAAGTACATCCAGCCATTCCGGTGACCTGCCCTTGAACCCGCTGTGCCTCCGCCGAATAGCGACCTGAAAGTGCCACAGCAGTAAATCCGGGGGGCTGAGAAATCCATCTTTGCGGTTTGAATTCAAAACGGCCATCGGGATCCGCCGTCACATCTCCCGAGTACGAACCCTCCGGGAAGCGATTGCCCCCAGGCACAGGATAAAAATCAAAGATGCCCGAAAGACCTCCGTCCGCCGATTCCGCAATCGTCAGAGTTAGTCCGGTAACGCCCTGAGCACAGGTGTATTCCCCCACCCAACTTCCGCTCAAGGATTTCCACCACGAAACCTCGACCTCTTCCTGCGCTGCCGCTTTGGATGTCCCAGGTGACGCCGCTAAAGGTGCAGCAGCCGGAAGGGATTGTTGTGCACCAACTTGTAGGCTTGATTGCTGAGCGGCTTGAAAAGTTTGTCGGAGCGATGCGACCTTTTCCGGTCCACTTTTCGTAGTGATTTGTTGAGCGCCTGAATGAGGCGGTGAATGCTCTCGACCATGCACGTCCGAGGTGCTTGAGTCAGAAACGGACGCGGCAGCATTTCGGGTGTCCATCTTAGTGATCTCATAATTCCATCGCAAACCACCTTGAGGATGATTGGGAAAGTAGAAGTTTCCGAATCCTGAAGTTTGGCCTGGCTCTGCATCCAAGAAGTTGTCCTCTTCTTCCTCTCCAATATTTTTGCAGCTCGACGGAGGTGAGGGATCGAATGTTCCAGACTGATAGGTGATGCCATATAAGGTATGCGACGACGGCTTATCCGTGGCCGGGCAATTGAAGATGCGAATCTTCATTCTTATGAAGGAAACTATTGCGGTCGAATTATTCTGGATAGTCCCGGTAAAGTTATATGCAGATGGATATTTTTCATTTGAATGCCCACTCACCGTTGTATCTGAAAGATTGCCATTGATGATTTTGACTTGCGACATCTGCGCCGTGCTTGCCGAATGGTCGTCCGGACCTCGAAAATGGGTGTCTCGATTCATGTTTGCAATTTTGCCAACGAACAGAACAAGCACAATGATGCCGATTATGGCCCAAAGCTGGTGCTTTGGCCCTACGTGCAACGCAAAAAGTAGTCGGCCTATTTGGTGTTGGTAAAGGCAGGCAACGCCGAACAGTAATGCCGCAGCTAAGAGGAACGCGAATGCGCCGTCTCCAAATGACCACGATGTCCAAAATGTAGCTGCCGCACCGAGCCCGAAAATGCTCCCAATAAAAGCAAAAAACAGCCGTTGGCCTTTGTTCAATGGAGATGTAGAGTTAGAAGGTTTCGATGCTGCCTGACCCTGCCGGGGAGCGGACTGGTGCGTCTGTGTCGAGCGGGCACCAGTCCATGAAGTGCTTTGCTCCGTGGAAGTGGTGTAAGGCCCTTGTTTCGTAGTATTCGTTGGTGGCGAAGCCGGAGACTGCGAGATCGATGCCGGAGAACCGCGGTACGAAGCAAGTTGGATGTCATACAGGTGGCGCTTCTCGCGGTTTGAAAGGACCGCGTAGGCTTCGTTAATTTCTTTGGATTTTTCTTCAGCTTGGCGCAGCCAATATGCAGGAGCATTCGCGAGGCGATCAGGATGAACCTCACGGATCAAACGAAGGTAGGCCGTTTTGATCTCCGCCGCCGATGCGGTTTCCGAAATTTCGAGGAGCGAATAGTAGGTTTCGTCCGGCATTTTTCAACCTAGAGGCCAAGGATTCGATATATCAAAGCACCTAGTTTGCGCTGTCTGCCACTCTTTGTAAGCGGTATGCCAATTCTACGTGACAGCTTTGAACGCAAGCCAGAAATGCCCAAGAGTCGCCGAATAGAGAACCCGCCATAGTTCATCGGGCGGCACCTAACAAAAGCTGCGTTGCCTGTCCAATTGAGGTCCGGATGTCATGGGCTCCCACATGCAAAGCAAGTTCCTTGCGCGTAGCCAATTGATCGAGAAATGCCTTATCGGCGTCATCGGTTCCAATGCAGATAATCTCAATACCCCTCTGTTTCAACAGAGCCGCAGACCGGAGAGCCTCTTCACACGAGTTCGGCTGTCCATCGGTCACGACCACCACGACAGCAAGTTCTTTGAACTTGCCAGAGAGATCAAGACCGGCGGCCAAATTAGTGCTACCCCCTACAATTCCGACTCGCACCGCAGTGATCTTTTTTTCAAAGGCGGCACTCTGCACCGTGGGATCGCATACCATCGCGGCCCTATCAGCGAAGACGGCAAGCCCCGTCGCATATCCGCTTTTTGTTGCAGATTTGGAAAAGTCGATTGCACCGTTCTTTGCTTGGGACATCTTATCCCCGGTCATGCTTCCAGAAGTGTCGATAAGAAGCAGCACGTCTTTGATCAACGACATCTCGGGCGTTTGATTTTCAGCGACGCCCTTGAGGCACAAGCGTCCCTGATCGTTTAAACGAAGCAATGGCATCGAAAGCCTCTCGAATATGAAGGTGGACTGCCTACCAAGTGTAGAGGAAAAGTCCAGTGCGGCATAGCAAACACCGAGCAGCGCTATCTATTTACCGCAGCATAGCGCCACCCACTTGGCGCATTCTTTACCCTCCGCTCCAGCGTCCGTCAAGGCGCTTCGCCCACTACACGGCGCGCAAAGAACGCGCGGCCCTGACCGACGCCTCCGCTGCGGGTGATTGCCGGTTATGAGAAGAATGTCTTCTTCTCATGTGTCCAGAAACACATGAAAGAGTGACTGCGGCGCGGCCATCGGCAGCGGTCGAAGAAGAGAGACCATCCCTAAACCTGATGGCTAAGCTGAAGCCGCAACAACAGCAAATCAAACAGAAATCGAACAGAACCGGGCAGCGTTCGACCCTAGTTCGAGTGCCGTTCGGCGGTTTAGAAATAGCGGTCATTAACCGAGTTCGGTGATTGGAATCGCGCGGAATCCGTTCGGGAATGGAAAGCTGTTCGGTGTACGGGATACGACTGCGCCGCCGGTTACTTTCGACTTGCCGACCACGTTCCGCACGAAGTCGAGATTGACCGTATCGCCGATGTCCGGCAGTTCTGTCCACTTCGCTTCAAACAGCTCCAGGCGTCCGCCTGCATCGACGATGAAGTCTACTTCGCGGGTGCGGTCGCGCCAGAAGAACAGGCTTCCGGTTCGGCTGGCGTTGCGTTCCCTCGCCCGTAGCTGGGCAAAAACAAATGTCTCCCAGACCGCTCCAACCGCTGGCGATTGGCGGAGGTCGTCCTCAGTGCGAATGTTCAGGAGAGCGCAGAGCAGGCCCGTATCCGTGAGGTATAGTTTGGGGCTTTTGACGATGGATTTGGTTCGATTCGAGAACCACGGTTCAAGCAAAACTGCCTGCCCGGAAGCCTCCAGCATGGACAGCCATTGGTTCGCCGTCGAAGGTGAGATGCCCACGTCGCGTGCCAAGTCAGCTTTGTTCAGCAGGTTTGCCGAGCGGAGGGCGCAAGCACGCAGGAACCTTTCAAAATCGCGTAGACTGCCCACGTTGGCGAGGGCGCGTACATCGCGTTCGAGGTACGTTGCTAGGTAAGAGTTATAGAAGGCCGCCAGGTCGATGTCTGGGTTGGCATACAGCTCTGGGAAACCACCACGCACGATGGCAGTTCCGACGGAAGTTTGCGGCAGCGCCGCAAGAATCTCAGCGTAGGAAAGGGTTTCAAGTTCCACGATGTCAGCCCTTCCCGCCAATGATTCGGAGACGTTCTTCATGAGCGTAAATTTCTGGGAGCCGGTTAGCAGAAATTGGCCGTTGCGAGTGCGCTTGGCGTCTACCTCCGCCTTAAGATGTCGGAATAGCCCAGGGGCATATTGCACCTCGTCGATGATGACGGGTGGGGGATGGCGTTGCAGGAAGTTGCGTGGCTCCTTCTCGGCTTGCTCGGCTTCGGTGGGCAGGTCGAGGGAGACGAAGGAATGGTTCGGGAAAAGGCGCAGAAAGGTTGACGTCTTGCCGGTCTGCCTGGCTCCCGTAAGCACGATAACGGGTCGCGTTTTTGCGGAGCGTTCTAGCCGAGGTTCAACAGCGCGTGAAATCCACATA carries:
- the ispG gene encoding flavodoxin-dependent (E)-4-hydroxy-3-methylbut-2-enyl-diphosphate synthase, which translates into the protein MPEIHRRKAVTVKIGNVRVGSDAPVVVQSMTNTDTADVESTVQQIAALARAGSEMVRITVNNDDAAKAVPYILEGIQAKGWNTPIIGDFHYNGHILLAKYPDTAAALSKYRINPGNCSIGRKDDDNFRTMIEVAVKHQKPVRIGVNWGSLDQALLTKMMDDNSKLAEPADARDVMMEAMVVSALDNAAAAERYGMRRDQIVLSAKVSGVRDLIDVYKELASRCDYALHLGLTEAGMGMKGVVASAAGLAPLLLAGIGDTIRVSLTPTPGGDRSEEVRCGQQILQSLSIRSFMPQVTSCPGCGRTTSTYFQELAERIQNYLVESMPEWKKVYPGVEELKLAVMGCIVNGPGESKHANIGISLPGTFEEPKAPVYIDGKLAMTLKGDHIVEEFQTILNDYVEKRYGRQPVAV
- a CDS encoding ATP-binding protein, coding for MTCQLSSAAQQRASAFEDAAAQNIGETSRGIRPSHPMGAKYAIASYILHMWISRAVEPRLERSAKTRPVIVLTGARQTGKTSTFLRLFPNHSFVSLDLPTEAEQAEKEPRNFLQRHPPPVIIDEVQYAPGLFRHLKAEVDAKRTRNGQFLLTGSQKFTLMKNVSESLAGRADIVELETLSYAEILAALPQTSVGTAIVRGGFPELYANPDIDLAAFYNSYLATYLERDVRALANVGSLRDFERFLRACALRSANLLNKADLARDVGISPSTANQWLSMLEASGQAVLLEPWFSNRTKSIVKSPKLYLTDTGLLCALLNIRTEDDLRQSPAVGAVWETFVFAQLRARERNASRTGSLFFWRDRTREVDFIVDAGGRLELFEAKWTELPDIGDTVNLDFVRNVVGKSKVTGGAVVSRTPNSFPFPNGFRAIPITELG
- a CDS encoding vWA domain-containing protein, encoding MPLLRLNDQGRLCLKGVAENQTPEMSLIKDVLLLIDTSGSMTGDKMSQAKNGAIDFSKSATKSGYATGLAVFADRAAMVCDPTVQSAAFEKKITAVRVGIVGGSTNLAAGLDLSGKFKELAVVVVVTDGQPNSCEEALRSAALLKQRGIEIICIGTDDADKAFLDQLATRKELALHVGAHDIRTSIGQATQLLLGAAR
- a CDS encoding site-specific integrase, which translates into the protein MPRPPAPVKGVYQREDDPSGNWYARFRIDGKLVKKSFGADRAAAVRYVEKARTLRQTGEGHIPRSAKGTPKTAREMEAFTANSSVLVAELCDDLLRYIQSKPTVYKDQRNPPYRIGLIRAKFGDRPAASIRPYEIADWLDGMDKAPATINRYKVTFSSLYRYGKQRDKVSVNPAREVSQHKLNNAVIRFLKPDEEKRLRAVLQNAVDACGPQNEQRRKRLLHRIYELDIAIGTGMRKGEQYGLLWSDIDFDLRVITLRDTKNGSSRTVPMIDDVFRAFKALKKLSLERKDRATDRPNNSPENVVFGIGDNKKWWEAALRDAKIKNFRWHDLRHTFCSRLAQAGVSLKVIQEAAGHKTIAMSARYAHMDHTTLKNAMSVLNRTT
- a CDS encoding MFS transporter, translated to MKRRSGAVAGATVALVLLTAMNFVNYLDRYILPAVQEQVKGDFHLSDAQIGALTFWFFVAYVGASPITGWLGDRFSRKPMIVIAALAIAAMNFFTASVHDYWSLNLRHALLGIGEASFGIFAPALLADFYSERDRNRVLTIFNMALPFGAAMGFEAGAWVGGHYGWRMSFISSAVPGAVIGLLIWFLMKEPVRTGGSTTVKVERAGALSLLKNPAYLCAILGYAAVTFSLGGISWWMPSFLHRVAGYSIEAAGGVMGPIIVVAGLGGTALGGWIAQVWSKKTAKALYLVPALSALLTVPPAMLCFFGPTKFIVPSLSVAVFLVFLGTGPVNAATLNAVPANLRAMAMAGQLFALHVFGDMSSPTLIGIVSDHSNLRLGLGLTLVTFVIGAGIFFLGTRYAPELHDDVPEVVAA
- a CDS encoding glycosyltransferase — encoded protein: MIANAREWWRTGAETVAWLVAAAWVFRASDVVRNLPAMPRLTGVEWDRLPERVASLMVVVPARNEEANIAATLDALMVADYPALKVLVIDDRSTDKTGMIVDAYVAEYATRAPGRLDVIHVTDLPEGWLGKTFALQVGTENSESEFLLFTDADVLFSPSVLRRTMVYMEAERADHAVVLPTMQVKSWGEGVVLGFFQILGMWAARPWRVSDPKAYDTVGVGAFNLIRRTALEETGGWTPQRMAILEDITIGRRMKLAGMRQRLVFAPGLVLVHWASGGFGLVRVMTKNLFSAFNFRPLLLLVAALWMTLFFLAPLAEMGWWPTVGAGVMVLCSIGALYRVVGEVSEIDARYGWLFPLGALAFMWAMVRSMAVVWWRGGVEWRGTHYALRDLRRHNSQLKWIREAAEERRAAKIRL
- a CDS encoding M20/M25/M40 family metallo-hydrolase; the encoded protein is MKNWLMAAAIVAGFGVSGNAWAQAKPDPVESAMVKDIDASTARDVALLEKIVDINSGTMNLPGVVKVKDVIEPRLVGLGFTTHWNSMEPLDGRAGDLVAEHPCAMGAGKCGKRILLIGHMDTVFEPTSTFQKYEIVPGTNGRVATGPGAADMKGGLVIMLSALRAMKVVGVLDKSEITIVLSGDEENHGRPTSVSRKDMIDAAKHSDLALEFENASRDAGSGGTGVDGQDAVRIGRRSSTSWRLETTGRTGHSSQVFGEEMGYGAVYELVRILDQFRTELPEPGLTYNVGLVLGGATVQQNANKTGGDATGKTNVIPPAALALGDLRTLNDEQTDRVRHKMEAIVRDHLAKTGATIEFEDGYPAMAVTPGSQALLAELQRINATLGYPPEVVTDPIFGGAGDISFVAPYVPGLVGVGAMGAGAHAEGETVYLDSLPRQAKRMAILMYREGRE
- a CDS encoding J domain-containing protein, whose product is MPDETYYSLLEISETASAAEIKTAYLRLIREVHPDRLANAPAYWLRQAEEKSKEINEAYAVLSNREKRHLYDIQLASYRGSPASISQSPASPPTNTTKQGPYTTSTEQSTSWTGARSTQTHQSAPRQGQAASKPSNSTSPLNKGQRLFFAFIGSIFGLGAAATFWTSWSFGDGAFAFLLAAALLFGVACLYQHQIGRLLFALHVGPKHQLWAIIGIIVLVLFVGKIANMNRDTHFRGPDDHSASTAQMSQVKIINGNLSDTTVSGHSNEKYPSAYNFTGTIQNNSTAIVSFIRMKIRIFNCPATDKPSSHTLYGITYQSGTFDPSPPSSCKNIGEEEEDNFLDAEPGQTSGFGNFYFPNHPQGGLRWNYEITKMDTRNAAASVSDSSTSDVHGREHSPPHSGAQQITTKSGPEKVASLRQTFQAAQQSSLQVGAQQSLPAAAPLAASPGTSKAAAQEEVEVSWWKSLSGSWVGEYTCAQGVTGLTLTIAESADGGLSGIFDFYPVPGGNRFPEGSYSGDVTADPDGRFEFKPQRWISQPPGFTAVALSGRYSAEAQRVQGQVTGMAGCTLFDLSRRSGHERTLPTTYDISSLSASDHDSIESACSGARLVQGAAAYHRCLNTQLEELARYPGIPDLSKLDGVDRASIESACSGARLVQGAAAYHRCLNTQLEELARYPNTPNLGGLSSIDRNSIESACSGARLVQGPASYHRCLTHQLSELEGR